ACCCGTCTCGTCTCGGGCGACGGCGGCACCTACGCTTTCGTCGGCCAGTCCGAATACGAACTCGGCGGGCCGGTCCTCGACCTCGTCGCCCGCTCGCAGGTGGTCTTCGTCCCGCCGGTGGTGTTCCGCGACACCGGCCGCGTCACCTTCGAGGCGGTCGGCCAGTCCGACCGCCTCGGCGCGTTCTACGACGACCTCGCCGGAACGGTCGACGCCGACATCGAGGCGGTCCACGACTTCTCGCGGTGGTCGTCGCCGACCGACGTGACCGACCGCCAGCGGGCCGCGTTGGAGGCCGCGGTCGAAGTCGGCTACTACGACGTACCCCGGACCGGTACGGTCGAGGACGTGGCCGCGCAACTCGACTGCGCGGCCAGTACCGCCGGAGAACTCCTCAGGCGGGCGGAGTCGACGGTGCTGACCGCGTTCGTGGCTTCCGAGTAATTGTCTCGGACACTGCGGTCGTTGCTGGAAAATCGAAATCGAGCCGACCCTCCTCGGTTAGTGTCGTAGCCACCGACATCTCGGACAGGCTCGTGTGCTACTAGCTCGCCGGCAGTTAGTACCAAGATGGGTTACGAACCCGTCTCACGGTCGCTGGCCGTCACCTCGAACGTCCGCCGCACCGCCTCGGCTTGCAGTTCTAAGGGTAGACTCGGTTCGACACCCCCGCCGCTCGTCGCCTCGCCGTCTTGCGCTTTCTCCGCCGCGCCTTCGGGCGTCATCGGGAGGTGCACGAACCCCATCGGCACGTCCGCGCCGCGGTCGTCGGCCTCCAACTGGGCGCGCGTCCGGTAGAGAATGTTGTTACACAGATGGGTCCCGGCGGTGTTCGACACGCGCGCCGGAATCCCCGATTCGAGGAGCGCGGAAACGACTTCGACCACGGGGAGCGTGGCGAAGTACGCCGCGGGCGCGTCCCCTTCTCCCCGGATGCGCTCGTTCCGCGGTTCGGCATCGGCGTTGTCCGGCACCCCGGCACAGTCGGCGACGTTGATTCCGACCCGCTCGACGCTGACTCCGGTCCGCCCCGCCGCGAGTCCGGTGGCGACGACTACCTCTGGGTCGTGGTCGCCGAGGAGGGCCTCCATCTCGTCGCTGGCGCGGTCGAACTCGACCGGGAGGACATGTCCGACGACTTCGCGGTCCGCGACGGTCTCGCCGTCGAGTTTCCGGG
The nucleotide sequence above comes from Halorussus limi. Encoded proteins:
- a CDS encoding helix-turn-helix domain-containing protein, giving the protein MKRVSFSVRYSGELAHPIHRRMMAGHPVSRMELLMWGPMVSVTTLSWFDADREATADVLEAVESVVSTRLVSGDGGTYAFVGQSEYELGGPVLDLVARSQVVFVPPVVFRDTGRVTFEAVGQSDRLGAFYDDLAGTVDADIEAVHDFSRWSSPTDVTDRQRAALEAAVEVGYYDVPRTGTVEDVAAQLDCAASTAGELLRRAESTVLTAFVASE
- a CDS encoding peptidase is translated as MTLLLTGYEPFGDHDRNPSGEIARKLDGETVADREVVGHVLPVEFDRASDEMEALLGDHDPEVVVATGLAAGRTGVSVERVGINVADCAGVPDNADAEPRNERIRGEGDAPAAYFATLPVVEVVSALLESGIPARVSNTAGTHLCNNILYRTRAQLEADDRGADVPMGFVHLPMTPEGAAEKAQDGEATSGGGVEPSLPLELQAEAVRRTFEVTASDRETGS